The Terriglobales bacterium genomic interval AGATCCTGGCCCTGGCCAACCGCCCCACCTTCAATCCCAACACCTTCCGCACCGCCGATCCGCAGGCGCTCAGCGACCGCGCCGTCAGCGACGTCTATGAGCCCGGTTCTACCTTCAAGGTCGTCACTCTGGCGGGAGCGCTGGACCAGGGCCTGACCCGGCCCGACGAGGTAGTGGACTGCCAGATGGGCTCCATCACCATAGCCGGCAGAAAGATCCACGACCACAAGCCCTACGGCGACCTGACCGTGGCCCAGGTCCTGGCCAAGTCCAGCGACGTGGGCGCCATCAAGGTGGGCCTGCGCCTGGGCGACCAGCGCTTCGACCACTACATCCGCGCCTTTGGTTTCGGCTCCCAGACCGGCATCGAGCTGCCGGGCGAGACCCGCGGCATCGCCCGCCCCGTCAGCCGCTGGTCCAAGGTTTCCATCGGCGCCATCTCCATGGGCCAGGAGATCGGGGTCTCCGCCGTGCAATTGACCGCCATGATCTCCGCCATCGCCAACGACGGCGTCTGGGTGGCGCCCCGCATCGTGGCTGGGACCACTCCGCCCGGGCCGCTGCAGCCGGTCGCCTTCCACCCCGCCCAGCAGCGCCGCGTGATCTCCACCCTCACCGCCGCGGAGATGAAGAAGATGATGATGGGCGTGGTGATGCCCGGCGGCACCGGCCCCCGGGCCATGCTCGACGGCTACACCGTGGCCGGCAAGACCGGCACCGCGCAGAAAGCCGATCCCGCCACCCATACTTACTCCAAGAGCAAGTACGTGGCCTCCTTCGCCGGCTTCGCCCCGGTGAACAATCCCGCCGTCACCATCGTTGTGATCCTGGATTCCCCGGTGGGAGAGCACGAGGGCGGCGAGGTCGCCGCTCCCGTTTTCCAACGCATCGCCAAGCAGGTGCTCGCCTATCTCAACGTCCCCCAGGACGTGGTACCCAGCAACCTCGAAGCCCGCCGCGCCCTGCTGGCCGCTTCCCGCGTACGCGACGAGGACATGGCCGAAGGCGCCACCGACCGCTTGGAAGAAGCCGCCGACTCTGCCGAAGCTACATCCCAGCCCGCCGACCCCGGCCCGCAGCCCTTGGCCCAGGCCGCGTCGCCCCAGTGGGCGCCGGTCGCGGCCAAGCCGGGATCGCCCCCGCCACCGCAGGCGCGGGTCCAGCCGCCAGCCCCAGTTCCAGCTTCCCCGACGCAGGGCGGGACGGTGATCATGAATGTAGAAAGCGGCGTGCTGGTGCCCTCGGTCGTGGGCTTGCCCTTGCGCGAGGCCATCGAAGCCGCCGCCCGCGCCGGCCTGGAGATCGACGCCAGTGGCAGCGGCATCGCCCGTGAGCAGAGCCCCCCGGCCGGCTCCCGCATTCCCGCCGGCGCGCGCATCGCGGTGCGCTTCTCCCGCTGAGGCCTCTCCGGTGTCAAAAAAGGTGCGGCGGAGTGCTCGGCTATAATGCGGTAACAATGACCTTCCTCGAGCTCCTGGATGGCGTCGAGACCCTGTCGCAGCGCGGGGATTCCGCCATCACGGGAGTGCAGTACGACTCCCGGCGAGTGCAGCCCGGCGACCTGTTCGTCGCCATGCGCGGCGAAAGCGCGGACGGCAACCGCTTCCTGGACGCCGCCATCGCCCAGGGTGCAGCCGCCGTGGTGACCGATTCCGCCCGGGAGTCTCCGCGCGGCGATACTCCCTGGGCCCTGGTCGTCCATGGCCGCCGCGCCCTGGCCCGCCTCAGCGCCAACTTCTACGGCCGTCCCGCAGAGAGGCTTCCGCTCACCG includes:
- a CDS encoding penicillin-binding transpeptidase domain-containing protein; its protein translation is MAALRGRHLVLSQPGLGNMAGVPQNGSKQRLYLLGGILVLWALAIAGRLVQLQVLDFGEFTQRAQRQQQRSIEVAPRRGVIYDRNGHELAMSIEVDSVFAVPGEIPDQATAAGLLAKVLGADPADIEARLKSSRAFAWIARKLDADTADRIRALNLRGIYFQKESRRFYPKRELAAQALGYVGMDDEGLGGLERAYDARLRGKPGSMIITMDAKRRWFGRVERQPESGDNLVLTIDEKIQYIAERELEAAMQRTHAAAGTVVVENPRTGEILALANRPTFNPNTFRTADPQALSDRAVSDVYEPGSTFKVVTLAGALDQGLTRPDEVVDCQMGSITIAGRKIHDHKPYGDLTVAQVLAKSSDVGAIKVGLRLGDQRFDHYIRAFGFGSQTGIELPGETRGIARPVSRWSKVSIGAISMGQEIGVSAVQLTAMISAIANDGVWVAPRIVAGTTPPGPLQPVAFHPAQQRRVISTLTAAEMKKMMMGVVMPGGTGPRAMLDGYTVAGKTGTAQKADPATHTYSKSKYVASFAGFAPVNNPAVTIVVILDSPVGEHEGGEVAAPVFQRIAKQVLAYLNVPQDVVPSNLEARRALLAASRVRDEDMAEGATDRLEEAADSAEATSQPADPGPQPLAQAASPQWAPVAAKPGSPPPPQARVQPPAPVPASPTQGGTVIMNVESGVLVPSVVGLPLREAIEAAARAGLEIDASGSGIAREQSPPAGSRIPAGARIAVRFSR